A stretch of DNA from Fusobacterium mortiferum ATCC 9817:
ATGGTAATATAGTAGGGGTAGCTACTGCAATAGCTAGTGGAGGACCAGGAGCTGTATTTTGGATGTGGGCTGCTGGAATAGTAGGAATGGCAACTAAGTATGCTGAAATAGTTTTAGGAATGATATATAGAGAAAAAGCTGAAGATGGAACTTATGTAGGTGGACCTATGTACTATATATCTAAAGGATTAAAATTGAAAAAAATAGCCTTTATCTTTGCCTTACTTATGTTTTTACAAATAAGTGGTGGGGCTTTAATACAGTCAAATGCTGTAGCAATAGTAATGAGTGATATTTTTAAAGTAAAACCTATATTTTCTGGAATACTTATGGGAGGAGTAATTCTAAGTGTGGTTGTAGGTGGAGTACAAAGATTAGGAAAAGTAACAGAGAGACTTTTACCAGTAATGGCGTTAATATATTTTTTTGGGGGGTTAGTTGTAATAATTTCTAATATAAATCATATACCTTATGCTATAATGAATATAGTGAGTTGTGCTTTTAGAGTTGAAGCAGTAGGTGGAGGAGTATTAGGACATACTATAAAAGAAGCAATGAGATTTGGAGTAGCAAGAGGATTATATTCTAATGAGGCTGGAGAGGGAAGTGCACCAGTATTACACTCGGCTGCTATAACAGACCATCCAGCAAGGCAAGGTTTGTATGGTCTATTGGAAGTCTTTATAGATACTGTTGTAATTTGTTCTTTGACTTCTTTTATTGTATTAACTTCAGGAGTAACAGAAACAGATATTTCACCAGCTATTTATGTAATGACAGCTTTTGGGAATATACACATACTATTTAGATATTTAATTGGTATAAGTATGGTACTTTTTGCTTTTTCAACTGTTCTATCGCAATGGTATTTTGGGAATGTAACTCTAACTTATATGTTTAATGTAAAAGTAGCAGAAAAGTTTAAATATGTTTTTATTTGTTTAGCTCTTTTAGGTTCATTGAGTAGTTTAAAAATAGTATGGTTAATTCAAGATATAGTTTTGGGATTGATGATAATTCCAAACTTATTAGCTCTATTATTATTAAATAAAGATGTAAAAAAAGCAACAGAGGATTTTTTTATAATGATAAAGAATGAAAGGAAAGAAAAATGTTAGCAAATGATAGACAAGAGAAGATATTAGAGATAATAGAAAGAGATGGAAGTATAAAAACGTCACAATTAGTGGAAATTTTTGATGTTTCATTAGAAACAATAAGAAGAGATTTTGAAGTTTTAGAGAAACAAGGATATTTAGAAAAAGTATATGGAGGAGCTATTTTAAAAAATAAGGAAACAAAAGCTTTAAATTATTCTTCACGTGAGAAAAAAAATGTAGAAGAGAAAAAAGAGGTTGGAAGATTAGCAATAAACTTAATAGAGGATGGAGATACTATTGCTTTAAATGCTAGTACAACTAACTTAGAAATTGCTAGATTGATTAAGGAAAAATTTTCTCATCTTACAGTAATAACTAACTCTTTAATGATTGCAAACGAATTAGCTGAAATTTCAGGAATTAATTTAATTTTAGCTGGAGGAATGTATAATAAAAATGAATTTGCTTTTTTAGGAGAGGTAACAGCTAAATTTTTTCAAAATTTTTCCGTAGATAAAGCTTTTATATGTGTTGGTGGAATTTCATTAAAGAGAGGATTAACTGATTACCTAATGGATGAGATATTAGTAGAAAAAAAGATGATAGATATAGCAGAAAAAGTTTATATCTTAGCTGATTCAACTAAAATAGAATCAAATTCATTGATAAAGTTGAGTGACTTGCAAGAAAATATGGAAATAGTAACAGATTCAAAACTATCAGAAGAGATAAAAAAAGAGTATATAAATAGAGGAATAAAAGTAAGAAATTAAAATACTAAAGGGATTGTTGTAAAATTTTAAACTACAATTATCCCTTTATTTTTTTGATTATAAAACTATTTTTTATTTGAAAAATATAGAAAAAACTGGTAAAATGATAAGATGAGTTATTTTGTCAAAAATCAAAAAAGACTGAAAAAATGTTATTAATAGGAGGAAAAATTGTGAAAAAAGCTTCAATCATAACTTATGGTTGTCAAATGAATGTAAATGAAAGTGCAAAAATAAAAAAAATGTTCCAAAATATGGGATATGAAATTACTGATAATATAGAAGAATCGGATGTTACATTTTTAAATACATGTACAGTAAGAGAGGGAGCAGCAACTCAAATATATGGGAAATTAGGAGAGTTGAAGCATATAAAAGAAAATAAAGGAATGATAATAGGGGTAACTGGATGTTTCGCTCAAGAACAAGGAATAGAGCTTGTAAAAAAATTCCCTCAAATAGATATAGTTATGGGAAACCAAAATATAGGAAGAATACCACAAGCTATAGATGATATAGAGCATGGAGTAGATAAACATCTTGTTTTTACAGATTGTGAAGATGATTTACCACCTAGATTAGATGCTGACTTTGATTCTAAAAAAACTGCTTCTATATCTATAACTTATGGATGTAATAACTTTTGTGCTTATTGTATAGTACCATATGTAAGAGGTAGAGAAAGATCTGTTCCTATGACAGAGATTTTACATGATGTGAGACAATATGTAGAAAAAGGTTATAAAGAGATAATTTTACTTGGACAAAATGTAAACTCTTATGGAAAAGAGTTTAAAAATGGAGATAACTTTGCAAGATTATTAGAGGAAATCTGTAAGGTAGAGGGAGATTTTATAGTAAGATTTGTTTCTCCACACCCTAGAGATTTTACTGATGAGGTAATAGATGTAATTGCTAAAAATGAAAAAATTGCAAGATCATTACATCTTCCACTACAAGCTGGTTCATCTACAATATTAAAAGCTATGAATAGAGGATATACAAAAGAGCAATACATAGCTTTAGCTAATAAGATAAAAGAGAGAATACTAGGAGTTGCTCTTACAGCAGATGTTATAGTAGGATTCCCTGGAGAGACTGAAGAAGATTTCCAAGATACTTTAGATGTAGTAAGACAAATTCAATTTGAAAATAGTTTTATGTTTATGTATTCTATTAGAAAGGGAACAAAGGCAGCTACTATGGAAAATCAAATAGATGAGGCTGTAAAAAAAGATAGACTTCAAAGATTAATAGATGTACAAACTGCTTGTTCATTAGCAGAGAGTAAAACATATGTAGGTAAAACATTTAGAGTATTAGTAGAGGGAGAGAGTAAAAAAAATAAAGAAGTACTAAGTGGAAGAACTTCTACTAATAAGATAGTTTTATTTAAAGGAGATAAAGCTTTAGAAGGAACATTTGTAAATGTAAAAATAAATGATTGTAAAACTTGGACATTATATGGAGAAATTGTAGAGTAAGAAGAGGTTAATATCGAGGTGGATATGGACAGATTGGATAAGTTTCTTTTAAAGGAACTTTTAGAGATAGGAAAGCAATTGGGCTTGGCAATAAAAGCAGGAATAAAGAAAAATGAATTAAAAGAGCTTATAGAAAAGGATATAGAAAGTAAAGAGAATACTGATATAGCATGGGGAACTTTAGAAGTTTTACCAGATGGATATGGTTTTTTAAGAGGAACAAGTGTAGAAAAAGATATATATGTTTCAGCTTCACAAGTAAGAAAATTTAAGCTTAGAACTGAGGATAGAGTAGTTGGTGAAGTAAGAGAACCTTCTGGAGATGAAAAAAATTATGCTCTTAAAAAAGTTTTATTAGTTAATGATGGAACATTAGAAGCAGCTGAAGCAAGAGTACCTTTTGAGGAGCTTATTCCAGCATATCCAACAGAAAAATTTATATTAGAAACTGATAGTAAAAATATTTCTGGAAGAATAATTGATTTGATAGCTCCAATAGGTAGAGGACAGAGAGCTTTAATTATTGCTCCACCTAAAGCTGGAAAGACTATGTTAATTAGTAATCTTGCTAACTCAATAATGAAGACTAGCAAGGATGCTGAGGTATGGATACTTTTAATAGATGAAAGACCAGAAGAGGTTACAGATATAAAAGAAAATGTAATAGGGGCTCAAGTATTTGCTTCGACTTTTGATGAAGATCCTAAAAACCATATTAAGGTAACAGAAAGCATATTAGAAAGAGCTAAAAGAAAAGTAGAAAATGGAGAAAATATAGTTATTCTTATGGACTCTTTAACAAGACTTGCTAGAGCTTATAATATAGTAATTCCTTCTAGTGGTAAGCTGATATCAGGAGGTATAGATCCAACAGCTCTTTATTATCCTAAAAACTTTTTTGGAACAGCAAGGAATATTAGAGGGGGAGGAAGCCTGACAATAATTGCCACTGTATTAGTGGATACTGGAAGTAAGATGGATGATATAATTTATGAGGAATTTAAATCAACAGGAAATTGTGATATACATTTAGATAGAAATTTAGCTGAATTAAGATTGTTTCCAGCAATAGATATTCAACGTTCTGGAACTAGAAAAGAGGAGTTGTTAATTCCTAAAAAAGAATTAGAATCAATTTGGAAAATAAGAAGACATCTTGCAAAATTTGATAAAGCTGAAAGTTTAAAAAGATTAGTTGATACATTGAAAAGTACTCAAAGCAATAAAAGTATGCTAGAACAGTTTGAAAAAGGAGTAGGGGATGAAAAATAAGATAGGTTTACTTATAATATTGATTATAACTTTTTATATAGGTATATTAGTAGGAACTCCTTTTAAAACTGAAGTTGTAGATTTAAAACAATTTACTGATTACTATGAAGAGGGAGAGGCAGAAAATGGTGGTTGGGAAGTTCAAGCAGATAACTTCTATACTTTTACTAGAGAATACTCTTTAGTGGGAGAAGAGGGAGGAGGAGTTGAAGAGTTACCTAAAATAGACGAAGATGCTATTCCTGAAAAGAAAATATATATAGTTCAAAAGGGAGATACTCTATCAGAAATAGCTGAGACTCATGGTATGGGACTTAGCGTTCTTATGGCTAATAATCCTGGAGTTTCTGCAAATAACTTAAAAATTGGACAAAAACTTACTGTACTTACAGGAAATGGAATTTTTTATAAAGTAGGTAAGGGAGATTCTTTAAATAAGATCGCTGAACTATTTAAAGTAGAGATAGAGGATATTAAAAAGATAAACAAACTAGATTCTAATGTAGTTCAAATAGGAGAGGTACTATATATTAAAAATCCTAATGTAAATAAGTATTTAGGAATGAGAAGTCCTAATGCTGATAATAGAAGTAACCTTGGTTTTATTATGCCTATAAAATATACTGGAATAACAAGTCCACAAGGGAATAGATTCCATCCAGTTTTAAAAAGATATATATATCATGCTGGTGTGGATTTAAGAGCACATTTTATTCCTCTTTATGCTTCTAAAGAGGGAAAAGTAACTTTTGCTGGAACTATGAATGGATATGGGAAAATAATAATTATTCAACATAGTGGTGGATATGAAACTAGATATGGACATTTAGATAAGATAGGAGTAAGAAAAGGACAGTATGTAAAAACTGGAGAACTAATTGGAAAAACTGGACAAAGTGGAAGAGTTACAGGACCACATCTTCATTTTGAGTTAAGAAAAAATGGAAAAGCTTTAAATCCAATGAAATATATGCCAAAATCAAAATAGAGAGGGATAGTTATGAGTAGAGTAGTAAAAGTGGGAAACCTTTTAATAGGTGGTGGAAATCCAATAGTCATACAATCTATGACTAATACTACAACAAGTGATGTAGAAGCAACAGTTAATCAAATAAAAAAATTGGAAGCTGCTGGTTGCCAAATGGTAAGAATGACAATAAATAATGAAGAAGCAGCCAAAGCCATAGGAGAGATAAAGAAAAGAGTAGATGTTCCATTATGTGCTGATATTCATTTCGATTATAAATTGGCTCTTTTAGCAATAGAAAATGGGATAGATAAACTTAGAATCAATCCAGGAAATATAGGTTCTGATGAAAATATTAAAGCTGTTGTAGAGAAGGCAAAAGAGAAAAATATTCCTATAAGAATAGGAGTAAACTCTGGTTCTATTGAAAAACATATACTTGAAAAATATGGAAAACCAACTGCTGATGGAATGGTAGAGAGTGCTATGTATCATATAAATCTATTAGAGAAAAATGGATTTAATGATATAGTAGTGTCATTAAAGGCAAGTAATGTTAAGATGATGGTAGAGGCTTATAGAAAAATAAGTAAGCTTATAGATTATCCATTACATCTTGGAGTGACAGAGGCTGGAACTGCTTTCCAAGGGACAGTAAAATCTGCAATAGGAATAGGGGCATTATTAGTAGATGGAATAGGAGATACAATTAGAGTTTCTCTTACAGAAGATCCAGTAGAAGAGATAAAGGTTGCTAAAGAGATATTGAAAGTTTTGGGACTGATAGAGGCAGGAGTGGAAATAGTATCTTGCCCTACTTGTGGAAGAACAGAGATAGATTTAATAGGACTTGCTAAAAAAGTTGAAAAAGAGTTTGAAAATGAAAATAGAAAAATAAAAATAGCTGTAATGGGTTGTATAGTAAATGGACCTGGAGAAGCTAGAGAAGCTGACTATGGAGTTGCTGGAGGAAAAGGAGTAGGAGTTCTTTTTAAGAAAGGACAGATAGTAAAAAAAGTAGATGAGTCTGAAATATTAATTGAGTTAAAAAAATTAATAATGGAGGATGAGAAAAATGAGAGTATGGAGAGTAGTAATTAGTCTATTTTTTATTCTTTTATCAGCTTGTACTTCTATTAGGAGTAATGAGGAAATTTCATTAGAAAGAGTAGAAGGAAGAAAAAAATTTGTAGTAAACTATGATAGAGGAAGATATAATACTGTAAAATTAGATAATATAGTTATTGATTCAGGAAGAGAGTATTATGTAAAAGAGGGAGAGTATACTCTTTCATATATAGAAGAAGCTTTTATAAATGGATATGTAGGAGTTTCTTGGAAAGGTAGTAAAGGAAGAGCTGGAGATAGTGATAGAAAGATACCAACAAGAAAAGCTATAAAAGTATTAGAAGATATGGAAATAAATCTAGAAAATCATACTGTTCAAATAAATTTTTCTGGAACAATCAATTCTGATAAGAAATTTTAGACTTTTTTAAAAAAAATGGCGTCTAAATAATATAAAAAAATGTGAGGTTAAAAACTGATGGACTTTGATGAGATTTTCGAGGAGTATTTTGATAGGATATATTACAAAGTTTTAGGGGTAGTAAAAAATCCTGAAGATGCTGAAGACATATCTCAGGAAGTTTTTATGAGTGTTTATAGAAATTTGAAGAGTTTTCGTTCAGAGAGTAATATATATACTTGGATATACAAGATTGCTATCAATAAAATTTATGATTTCTTTAGAAAAAGAAAGGTAGAGTTAGATATAAATGAGGAGATATTGATGTTAGAAGATAATACTAATATTGAAACTCCAATCTTTTTAGAGGAGAAATTAAAATTAATCTCTCCTAAGGAAAGAGAAATTGTAATTTTAAAAGATATATATGGATATAAGTTAAAAGAGATAGCAGATATGAAAAATATAAATATCTCTACAATAAAATCTATATATTATAAGGCAATCAAGGATATGGGAGGAAATTGATATGTTATCACCAAAAGATAGGGTAAAAGCTAATATATACAAAGAGTTATTTGAACAGGAGAAAAGAAAAAATAAAAGAAAATCGCTTTTTTCTATTTCATTATTTTTTCTAGGAGTCTTTACAAGTTCTACTTATCAAATGGTAGTTAGAGAAACACCAATAGAGTCAACATTAAATTATGCTATAAATACAAGTATACCTAAAATAAATACTAAGAAAAATGATTTATCAATGGAACATTTTTTTAGTTCAAACTTTTTTGATGATAAAAAAATAGAGATAGATACAGATGAATTATTTGGATTAGATACACAAATATAGTGGGGGACATCAATGAGAAAAGTTATTTATTTTTTTACTACACTACTATTTTCGACTGTGATATTTGCTTCTGAAGGATTAGGAATAGTTTCAGATGAAGATTTTTTAAAAGTGGGAGTAACTCCAGAAAATATAGAAAAAGCTAAACTTATGGTAAATAGAGTTAGTACAAATTATAAAATGTTAGTACTAGAAAAAAAGCAGCTTGAATTAGAAGTTAATAAATATGTCTTAGAAAATCCAGAAGCTAATCTTGAAAAAATAGATATTTTATTTGATAAAATAGGAGCAATAGAGGCAAATATTTTAAAAGATAGAATTAGAAGTCAGATAGAGATGCAAAAATATATCACTCAAGAGCAGTATATAAAAGCTAGGGATATAGCAATAAGAAGATTAAATACTCCAAAATAAAATAAGAGGTAGTTGTAAAATTTTACAATTACCTCTTTTAATTTTAGTCTGTAATTTCAATTTTAATATTTAAATTTTTCAGATCTTCAAAAAAATTAGGATAAGATTTAGAGATAGCCTCAGCTCCTTCAATAATGAGCGGAGAATCTAGTAGAGTAGCAAATATAGCAAGACTCATAACTATTCTATGGTCTTTGTGTCCAAATACTTCATTACAACTAATATATTTAGAATTTCCTTTAATATAGATATTACTTTCATCTGAAGAGATTTGAACTCCTAATTTTTTTAATTCATTTTCCATTGCCTCTATTCTATCACTCTCTTTATATCTCAATCTTTGGGCGTTATAGATTTTAAACTCCCCATCTCCATAGGCAGATAATACAGTAAGAATAGGACCAAGATCTGGACAGTTTTCTAAATTTATATTATAAGCTTTAGGAAGTCCTCTAAAAATTTTATATCCATTTTCTAATTCTTCTATTTTTATTCCACAATTTTTTAAGATTTCAATAATCTCTCTATCTCCTTGTTTTGAATTAATATCTAATCCTTCACAGGTTAAATCATTGTTTATAGCTCCAAGTACAGCAAAAAAACCTAACTGAGAAAAATCTCCTTCCACTTTGTAATCAGTAGCAATATATTTTTGATTTCCCTTAATTGTTAGAGTTAAGTCATCTAAAAATAAAACTTCTATTCCAAATTTTTTTAACATATCAATAGTTAAATCAATATAAGATTTAGACTCAAAAGGAGGAATAATTTTTATAATAGAATCTTCAGTGAGAAGTGGAAGAGTGAAAAGTAATCCACTTATAAATTGAGAGCTGATATTTCCATTAATAATATATTCTCCAGATTTTAATTTTCCATCTATCTCTATTTTATTGTTATCTTGGTAATAAAAAAGATTTTGTTTTTTAAAAATCTCTTCATAGATTTTTTGAGGGCGTTGTAATAATCTATTTTTTCCTCTAAATTCTATCTTTTTATCTGTAAGAGAAAAAATAGGAATAAAAAATCTCAGTGTAGAACCAGATTCATTACAATCTATGATACTATTTGTCAATTGAGAAAAATTTTTTATTCCCTCAACAATTAAGCTATCTTTTTCTTTGGAAATTTTTGCTCCTAACTTTTTCATTCCCTCAATAGTAGCAATAATATCATCAGAGTAGGCTATATTTTCAAGTTTACTTTTTCCTTGAGCAAGGGAAGCACAGATAATAGATCTGTGAGCCATACTTTTTGAAGGTGGGAGATTGACTTTTCCAAAACATTTAGATGGATATATTTTAACTTTCATATATAACTCCTTAAAAATTTTATTTATAATATTTTACAACTTTTTTTTGAAAATGAATAGATTTAGAATTTGAAAAAAGAATAATTTAAAATATAAAGTTTGACTGATTTTAAAAAAGATGGTATAATTTATAAGTCGTTTATGTCTAAAAAAATGGTATAAAACATATTAGGGGAAGATATAAACAGATTTAAAGGAGTGAGAAAAATTTATAAGACGAAAGATATTGTTTTAACTGGATTTGCGTTATTTGCTATGCTATTTGGTGCTGGAAATTTAATATTTCCACCAACAGTTGGTTATATAGTAGGAGACAATTGGAAATTGGCTGCTTTTGGATTTTGTATTACAGGAATAGGATTTCCATTGATGGGAATAATAGCTTCTGGATTTGCAGGAACAGAGTTAGATCATTTTTCAGATAGAGTATCACCTCTATTTAGTAGAATTTTTAATACAGCTTTAATCTTGGCAATAGGACCATGTTTAGCTATTCCAAGGACAGGAGCTACAGCTTTTGAAGTAATGATGACTCCATATGTAGGAACAGATAGCTCAATAGCTAAGTATATTTTCTTAGTGATCTATTTTGGAGTAGTTTTACTTTTCTCTTTGAGAGAGAGTGCTGTAATAGATAGAATAGGAAAAATTTTGACACCAATTCTTTTAATAGTATTAGCTATTATAATTTTTAAAGGGGTATCTAGTCCTATAGGAGATTTAGTAACAACAGGGACAACAAATAATTTTAGATATGGATTTTATAATGGATATCAAACAATGGATACTCTTGCAGCTATTATTTTTGCAAGTATAATTTTAAAAACTATAACTGGAAAGAATAAAGATTTAGGAAGAAAAGAGCAATTATCTTTCTTGTTAAAAGCTAGTGCAATAGCTGTTTGTGGGTTAGCAATAGTATATGGAGGACTTTTATATATAGGGGCAACTTCTACATCAGTATTAGAAAATAAAGGAACAACTCAGCTTTTAAATGCTATTGTAGCTGAGCTTTTAGGAAAAAGTGGAAATATGCTTTTAGGAATATGTGTTGCTGGAGCTTGCCTTACAACTGCAATAGGTCTTACTGCTACAGTTGGAGATTATTTTAGTTCAGTATTTAAGACAAAATATGAAAAAATTGTAATAATAAATGTAATAGTAAGTTTAATATTTGCTGGATTTGGAGTGGACTTAATAGTTCAAGTAGCAGCACCAATATTAGTTTTTATCTATCCAATAGCTATAGTTTTAATTATTTTAAATTTATTCAAGGGATATATACAAGATAGAGGAATTTTTATCGGTTGTGTAGTTGGAGCAGGACTTATAGGGGCTATAGAAACTCTACAAATGTTAAATGCTTGTCCAGAAGGAATATATAAGCTTTATTTAGAATTACCTTTCCAAGATTATGGATTAGCTTGGATATTACCAAGTATAGTAGTTGGAATTATATTTAGAGTGGTAGAGAAGATAAAAAAATAAAATAATATATAAAATAGGAGAGTAGTTACAATTTAAGAAGTTGTAACCCTCTCTTTTTATATTTTTTTACAAAATATTTTTGATTATGATATAATATAATGTATATAGAAAAGATAGGAGTAAAATAATGGATATAAAAGAAACATTAACAGTATATGCTAATGAAAATGATAAAGGAAAAAGAATAGATAAATTTCTAAATGAGTTGATAGATGATGCTACAAGGTCATATGTTCAAAAAATAATTGATAATGGTTTGGTAGAGATACAAGGAAAGAAAATAACTAAGAGTGGAAATAAATTAAAAGGAACAGAAATAATAGTAGTAAATATACCTGAAGATGAGGTATTAGATTTAACTCCTGAAGATATACCATTAGATATTATTTATGAAGATAGTGATATAGTAGTTATAAATAAAGCTCCAAATCTAGTGGTACATCCAGCTCATGGAAATTATAGTGGTACACTTGTAAATGCTCTTTTATACCATATAAAAGATTTATCTACAATAAATGGAGTGATAAGACCGGGAATAGTTCATAGATTAGATAAGGATACAAGTGGTGTAATAGTAGTGGCTAAAAATGATGAAGCTCATGGAAAGCTTTCAGAGATGTTTAAAGAAAAAACTTTGGAAAAAATTTATGTATGTATAGCTAAAGGAATATTTAAAGAGAAAAGTGGAAGAATTAAAACTCTTATAGGTAGAGATAGTAGAGATAGAAAAAAAATGGCAGTTGTAAATGAAAATGGAAAGATAGCTATTTCAAATTATGAAGTAATTGATGAGGGGAAAAATCACTCTTTAGTAAAAGTAAGAATAGAAACAGGGAGAACTCATCAGATAAGGGTACATATGAAGCATTTAAATCATCCAATAATGGGGGATACTACTTATGGAAATGGGAATGATGGTGCAGATAGACAGATGCTACATGCGTATAGATTAAAATTTATACATCCTACAAAAAATACTGAGATGACAGTTATAGCTCCACTGCCTGAAGATTTTAAAAGGGCAGCAAAACATGTAGGAGTTGATATATCAAAAATAGAAAGTGAGATAAAAAATGGAAAATAATTTACTTTATCAATTTGATTTGGAAAAGGGAAAAGAGATAATAGGAGTAGATGAAGCTGGAAGAGGACCTCTTGCTGGGAGTGTTGTAGCAGCTGCTGTGAAATTAAAAAGATATTCAGAAGAACTTCAAGAGATAAATGATTCAAAAAAACTTACTGAGAAAAAAAGAGAAAAGCTTTTTGATATAATTATGGAAAACTTTGAAGTAGGGATAGGTATAGCTTCTGTACAAGAGATAGATGAATTAAATATATTAAATGCTACATTTTTAGCCATGAGAAGAGCGATAGAGGAATTAGATAAAAAAACTAATACAGATGTATTAGTACTTGTAGATGGAAATTTTAAAATAAGAGAGTATATTGGGAAACAGGAGCCAATAATAAAAGGTGATGCAAAAAGTCTATCAATAGCGGCAGCCTCTATAATTGCAAAGGTTACAAGGGATAGGCAATTAGTAGAAGAGGGGAAAAAATATCCAGAATACCACTTTGAAAAACATAAGGGCTATGGAACAAAAGCTCATAGAGAGGCTCTTTTACAATATGGAGTTACACCTATCCATAGAAAAACTTTTTTAACAAAGATACTAGGAGAAAATGAAAAATAATAGAGAGATAGGAGATAAGTATGAAGAAAAAGCTGTAAAACTACTTATCTCTCGTGGATATAAAATACTAGAAAGAAATTATAGAGTGAAAGCTGGAGAGATAGATATAATTGCAAAATTTGAAGATACTATTGTATTTGTAGAAGTAAAGTATAGAAAAACTTTAAAATATGGATATGGATTAGAAGCAGTAGATTATAGAAAAATCAGAAGGATATACAATGCTGCTAAAGTATATCTAACGCTGAATAAAAAATTATCATCTAAAATCAGATTTGATTGTATAAGTTTTTTAGGGGAGAAAATATCTTGGACAAAAAATTTAACATGGGGTGATGAAATTGGATTTTAAATGTGTAAAATGTGGGTGTGATAAATACCAAGTAAAAACAACAGTTATTCCAGAAAAAAGCCCTGGTTTAAAACTAGAGTTTGGAACTTATTATATAAAAACTTGCCTTAATTGTGGATATACAGAGATGTACTCTGCAAAGATAGTAAATATGGAAAAAGATGATAAGAAGAAACTTTGTCCAGAGTATTAAAAATTTAGTCTTTTCTCGAAGATGTCCAATATGTAAAAAAATTTCCCAAGAAAATAATTATATTTGCAACGAGTGTTACTATTTATTGAAGAAAAAAGGTAAGATAAAAAATATTGAAAATTATTACTATCTGTACTATTATAATGAAGAGATAAAAAGGTTAATAGCAGATTTTAAATTAGAAAATAGGAGAGGACTAGGAAAAGAGATAGCTTACCTTATAAAAGTTCCTCTTAAAAATCTCT
This window harbors:
- a CDS encoding zinc ribbon domain-containing protein, whose product is MKLDFKCVKCGCDKYQVKTTVIPEKSPGLKLEFGTYYIKTCLNCGYTEMYSAKIVNMEKDDKKKLCPEY